The sequence AGCTGATCATGGGTAACGCCGTACCGGGCCTGGTGCTGGGGATCCTGATCGGTAAAGGCGTTGAAGAGAGCGGCTGGAACCACGTCACTAAAGTGATGATGGCGGCGATCGTTCTGCTCTTCGTGCTGAGCGGCTTCTTCCGCGGCTTCGACATGAAGATGATCGAATCCTTCCATCTGACCGTGCCGAACTGGCTCGACATGATCCACAACTCGCTCAGCGGTAAATAACAGGAGCCTCGACATGGAACAGAATAAAGGTTTTTGGTATGCCGACTGGTCGTTCCCGATCTTCGTTGGCCTGCTCTCCTCCGGCGTGTTCGCCGGGACGCACATGTACTACCTCTACGGCATCGGCGCGTTTAACGAAGTGGCCTTCGTGGCGATGCTGAAAGCGGGGATTGATACCGGGGTCTACGGTGCGGTGGCGGCATTCGGCGCAAGCTTCCTGTTCGCCCGCATCATTGAAGGCTCACTGGTGGGTATTCTCGACATCGGCGGTGCGATTCAGACCGGCGTCGGGCTCGGCGTGCCGGCGCTGCTGTTGGGGGCGGGGATCATGTTCCCAGTGACCAACTTTATTGCCTCGCTGATTACCGGCCTGGTGATTGGCATGGCGATTGGCTACGTCATCATCCTGGCGCGTAAGTTCACCATCAACCAGAGCAACTCCACCTACGGGGCTGACGTGATGATGGGCGCGGGTAACGCCTCAGGCCGCTTCCTCGGGCCGTTGATTATCCTCAGCGCCATGACCGCCTCTATTCCTATCGGCGTCGGTTCGCTGGTGGGCGCGCTGCTGTTCTACATCTGGCAGAAGCCGATCACCGGTGGCGCCATCCTCGGTGCAATGATTTTGGGCTGGCTGTTCCCGGTCGCCCTTTAATACCCGCGGGC comes from Enterobacter kobei and encodes:
- a CDS encoding DUF4310 family protein yields the protein MEQNKGFWYADWSFPIFVGLLSSGVFAGTHMYYLYGIGAFNEVAFVAMLKAGIDTGVYGAVAAFGASFLFARIIEGSLVGILDIGGAIQTGVGLGVPALLLGAGIMFPVTNFIASLITGLVIGMAIGYVIILARKFTINQSNSTYGADVMMGAGNASGRFLGPLIILSAMTASIPIGVGSLVGALLFYIWQKPITGGAILGAMILGWLFPVAL